The genomic interval GCTCACCAAGAACCTTCTTGACGTAGTCCTGTTCCAAGCCCAGGCTCTCGGATATCGCTCCGTACAGTCTGAATCCGAGCTCCCGAACTTCTTTGCAGTATGTGCTTATGATCTCCCTGCACCATCGTCAAAGTAAATTCATCTTATGGTTAATAATATAAGGATTAACTTAGGAGATAATGCGTGATTAATTCCCTTGATCTTTTGTCCTAGTGGTCCTAAGTTCGACCTTGTTTTTGGATAAACAAAGGATAACTTTCGGCCTGAGCGAAGAATGCGCACAAGTGCACAACCATATTTATGTATATCAGGATTTGAAATAAAGTCATCCACCATCACACCAACGAGCTCCAATGAGCTCCCATTGAAATCCCCATCCAAGCACTGATAAGAAGGGAGGTCCTACGAAACCGACACTAGTGGATTCTTAGCAGGTGAAATGATCCCAGCACTAGGCATGGATGCACGTGACCACTTCATCGTTTCTGATGTTGGGATCTTCATGTGATTGTGTACATGACTGATGCGATGCGACTTTTTCAGTAGGGGAAAAATGTGGTTCTCATTGCATTGTCTTACTAGTAGCTCCAACCTTCTTTCTGTTTCCTCGATCGATGTTTGTGCTAAAATTGCCTCTTACAGTATATGAGTGCAGAGACATAAAAGCATGACAGGTCAACCTCACTAGTTCATGTTGTTACAATATATAAAAATGATTTGTAATACTACTTATCCcatcaataatttattttaaatctcaTCTTACCTCTAAGAGGCTCTAACTACCTCCTGCCTCAAGTTGTTTCTTGTTACACAAGGGGCACCAAAGTGTTTCCTCCTCAACTTTAATCTTTGCTATACAATctagaaatccttatattttaaaatggagagaACAATTGTCTACTGTCTCCAATATCAAACAACAAGTGTAATAATATAGCCAATTATTAGTTTCAAAAAGTGGCACATCATCTACAGCTAATCTAATACTCTATCCATACAATACTTACAcacaaatatatactacacacACCGTCTTATAGCCCGTGCTACTGTTAGCTACAAATATGTAACACACttttcttctctatctcctctctTCTCATCTCTGCTTAACCAACCCATAAATCTTATTTGTCATGAAAATCACtttcatataattatatttttaatgccAGAGTCTCTTCTTCTCAACTTTAATCTCCACTAAGAAACCTAGAGATGCTCATAATTTAAAACTGAGAAAGTAGTTGTTTACTACCTCCGATCTCAAatagcaagtataatagtatagCCATCTATTATTAGCTTCAAAAATTGGCacatcatctatagctaatctaatagtctatccatataatagttacacaTAAATATTTACTACACACGATATCTTATAACtcgtgctatagctggctacaaatctataacACCGCTATTATTCTCCTCTTCTATCATCTCTCCACCTAATCATAAATTTGATGTGGCAATTTTTGAAGCCCGCTACTTCAATTATTGCACTAACTCAAATAAATAGCATTATAGAATGCGTGCAGTCAAACCTTGAATCTTAAATGATTAATTCATgcaaaaatactaaaatttaaCATGAGAAAATGGTATTGGTAGATTTGGCATGGAAATATctttaatataattatatttttaatcctTTTTACCGATAGTAGAACCAATCTAAATCGTATATCTTTTTCTAATCCAGTAGATCATATCTATTTCTACTACCAAtcaactactagtagtataataattgtttctaCTCATAATAGAACTCATAAATCAATggttaaaatcaattctaaggTTGTGTTCTATAATACACCTTTTCAACTTCCATTCCctcatttttcatgtacaagctttctaaactgctaaaccatacgttttttttaaaaaaatcttatatagaaaagttcttttaaaaatcatattaatccactTATCAAGTTTTtagctaatgcttaattaattacgagCTAATCCGTTCCTCCATTTTACGTGCCAGGAGAAAGGTTCCCAACCCCCAAACAAACACAGCCTATGGtgataatgccaatattagaaTACTAATTAGTAAGGATCACCGTCATGGTACTTATTTTTAATAGtttttatgaaaataaaattagaaaaggtaGTGATAAAATATGTACATTAAAGATTATCGATGTCTAACAATAAGTAAAAGAAAACGGAGACAATATTTTGTTCATTCTACTGCAAGCTAATGAGTAATGAAACATGATAAACGTGGAGCCGTGGTTTGTTGGAGTATTGGACAggagtacttcctccatccaaaaaaactaaacataaacATAGAAGAGGAGGGTACAATGAATCTGTGATAACTCTCTGTTATCTTTCATGAAAGCAAAAGGTCTGTTTGTCCCGGAATTTGTTTAGAATGGAGCCCTGTCTCTCTGGCACATGGtagccacagcccacagctaGAGTCGTTCAGGTTCAGAgtggttttttttccccaagaACTGTTCAGAGTGGTTAGCCTGGCATTTTCAAACCACCTCGAAACACATCGTTCAGTATCACGCAAGGAGCGAAAAAGATTGGTCAAGTACTATAGTTCTTTTCTGTCCGTGGGGTATGGACCAAACTTGAAAATGGCAACGTTTTACTTTGGTTTCCAAGGattaaacattttattttaagaaACTCCGTTTccctaaggaaaaaaaaaagcaacgcTGAAACATGTGGGGACTTGGAATTAACATCTGTGTGCATGAGTTGTGAGTTGTGAATGGGAAAGGTAACCACTTGTAATTGTGGGCGTGTTTAGatccctaatttttttttttgccaaaaatatcacatcaaatgtttggacacatgtatagagcattaaatgtggacgaaaaaaacaattgcacagtttgcatgtaaattgcgagatgaatcttttgagcctaattgcgttATGATTTAACGATGTGATgctacattaaatatttattaatgacggattaattaggcttaataaatttatctcacagcggaatttgtaatttgttttgtatacttaaaaaaaattttgtgtaaaaaacTAGACACGGCCTGCATGGTGTAATTTCACCAGCCGTCCAAGCTAGCTATAGCTGACTGTTAATTCGTCTGTCCTGTTGTTTCTTTCAATACCAAAGCGAAGATGGAGCAGTGATGACTGACTTGCAGAGTCTTTTGAGATGAGCAAGAAATGGTCTTTGGAGTACTTGGAATAGGAGTAGTAGAGAAGGCAGGAAAAGTGGAGTAACCTGAAGGAAGGGGGGTTGGATGGCCAATCAGGGAGGTAGCGGTGAAGCGGGTAGCAGTGGAGGCGGAGGTAGTCGCGCCAGTTGTGCACGGTCTCCTTGCGGACGTTGAAGCTGGTGGAGAGGCGGATCTTCTTGGCCGGGTCGTCGGAGTAGAGCTtggccttctcctccgccggcaGCCGGAAGAAGTCGTGCGCCACCGCCAGCACCGACAGTGTCAGCTCCACTGGCACCCCATGGTTGAGCACCTGATCAACTCCATCGATCGATTGCATGCAACAGCAACATCCAACATGTGTGAGACCTGCTTATACGAGATGGACGATGTAGTAACGTAGGTAGTAGTGCTAGTGATTTATTATACCTGGAAGAAGCCGTGGGAGCGGCAGGCGGCGCCGACCTGGGAGACGAGCTTGGCGCGGTCGGGGTTGGCGAGGTCGACGACGGGGATGGAGGCGTCGGAGAGCACGTCGGCGAGGCGCGGGCGCTGCGCCTCGGGGCGCACGTAGTTGCCCGGCAGCGTGTCGTGGTCTGCCGTGGAGATGAGCTGGTCCGCCATGCCGCGGTACACACACACAACTTGGCACGCACCACACCACGGGGGGGATTACTACTATAAATAGGCGCGACGCGGCGCCAGCGGAGAAGCGTAGTCAGGCGGGGAGAGGAAGTCGAGTCAGGTGGCGGGGGGAGAGGGGCCGGATGGGTCGTCAGCGATGGGGCTGGGCGTAACGTCATCGCGGTGATGTACTTACTCCAATGCTACGGCGACAGCCAATGCTAGCACGAGTCGTGTACTCGTGTTGCGgtgtttgttttttattttctttttgccgCGTGCGAGAGTGGGAGCGACGCAGTGTGTGGTTCGGAATCCGTGTGGTTCGATCTCTGTCACCCACTCACATCAGTCTCCCTCCACATCGAGCCtgcaaaagataaaatataaaagtataaCCTGAGCTTTGGTAGGCACCGTCAGCCTCTTATTGTCTCCTTGTTGTTCTATTAACCAcgattgaaatttaaaatttagatcCAGTTTGAATGGAGAAATATTGTTAATTCTATCAGCAACGTAAAATCGGATTAGACACATCTTATTAACGATTACGAATTTGAATAACCAATCTATTCCTAGATTATTATATAGGGGCTGTTTAGATCAaatggtgtaaagttttggcgtgtcacatcaggtattatatacTATATAGGATGTCACATGGAGTGTTCGGGtactaattaaaaaactaattacagaatccgtcggtaaaccgcgagacgaatttattaagcctagttaatatgtcattagcaaatgtttactggagcaccacattgtcaaatcatagagcaattaggcttaaaagattcgtctcgcaaattagtcacaatctgttagttggagtatttttttagcctatatttaatactttatgtaggagttcaaacgttcgatgtgacatagtgtaaaattttggggtggaaactaaacaggcctGTAATAGACTCATAAGAAAGCAtttcacttctctctctcttcttttgttctAGAGGAGCCAGCTAGTCTCTCGAGGCGGCATCAATGCATCCAGTTGAGGCCCTGTTTAGCTCCCACGTAAAAACTTTTCAcactgtcacatcaaatgtttggatacatacaTGTAGtgttaaatatagaaaaaaaaaacaattacacaaattgtatgcgagacgaatcttttaagcctaattgcgccatgatttgacaatgtaatgctatagtaaacatttgctggtgacaaattaattaggtttaataaattcgtctcgcagttttcaaacgaaatctataatttgttttgttattagataatatttaatactttaagtgtgtatccgtatattcgatgtgacacgtaagactaattttttttccaactaaacagggcctgagCTCGCTTGGGGCATTGTACGTTGTCTACTGATATTAATGGCTGAGCAATGAACAAGTCAAACATATAAGTAGAGTAGCACTGATACTGATTACTGAAACAAGTCAAATACGAGTACTATACAGTACGTATTGAACGACTGCCTTAATTTTATCTTCGCTGGATATTGGGCGTACTGGGCGGCGCactagagcaagtataatagtgagttATAAGCCTACTATAAGATTATATAGAGGAGAGAg from Oryza glaberrima chromosome 3, OglaRS2, whole genome shotgun sequence carries:
- the LOC127767434 gene encoding flavanone 3-dioxygenase 2-like produces the protein MADQLISTADHDTLPGNYVRPEAQRPRLADVLSDASIPVVDLANPDRAKLVSQVGAACRSHGFFQVLNHGVPVELTLSVLAVAHDFFRLPAEEKAKLYSDDPAKKIRLSTSFNVRKETVHNWRDYLRLHCYPLHRYLPDWPSNPPSFREIISTYCKEVRELGFRLYGAISESLGLEQDYVKKVLGEQEQHMAVNFYPKCPEPELTFGLPAHTDPNALTILLMDQQVAGLQVLKEGRWIAVNPQPNALVINIGDQLQALSNGRYKSVWHRAVVNSDKARMSVASFLCPCNDVLIGPAQKLITDGSPAVYRNYTYDEYYKKFWSRNLDQEHCLELFRTTPTDTS